AACTTTCGAGCTGTTTCTGAAAGGAGGCTTCCACAATTGTCGTTCGTTAAGCCTTGGGCCGTTTTTATCGTACTTCAGAAGTGAATTTCCATTACCATATAATAGGGGCAGTGAAATCACGGTTCAAAACGTCTTTACGAAAGTCAGATATTCCCAACAAGGACTGCAGCTTCTGCACTGAGAGAATGAAGTTgcagttatatatatagatatatggtCTAATGACCATTGCCATAGTGACTGTTCCTGCTGTTGCTGGTTATAGAATGCATCTCTTCATTCACTCAAAAAGTCCATatataaaaccaaataattgATTTCTGGCTAAAAGATTGACTTCTTATTAGATTAAGAGGTTTCATgagttgatatttttagtAGAAAAATTTTGTGTAGATTGTTTAAATAGgtaattaatgatgatgataatgattTTGCTTTTTCACGAATTAAagttttggagaaaaatgttctttatattaaaaaagtataagctATTATCTTAAAACTAgggataattaattagtaatattttttgttgatatcataacaaaaaaaaacatgcataattattttattcattttagtATGTATAAGATCTAACGGGTAAAACTCATACCGGTCccaattaattgaatatatgacagctacaaatatttcttgaatatgGGGTCCTCTAGAATAATACCCACCCATCGACATGCCTAGAGTGTGTCATTGCCATCCCATAATATATCCATATAAAATGGTGAGCTCTATGTCCTCCAACTTGATCACTATGAATCCATCAGCACATCGGTCAGCAGAATCAGACCTTTATTAGGTTAAGCATTATAgacccaccaccaccaccacaaaCACTACATCATGAGTGAAGTTTAAATCCATCATATTCAAGTAAAGAATTGAACATTTGGCCGTCATATCACCACAATTGGTATAGAAAGTTAGTAGTTCAAAACATTAACAACAATTTTAATGGGTTCGGGTTAGTGAACTTAAAATAGTTAATGGAACACACGTtggtgtatttatttatttattttaaaagaaaattaaattacgttgtatttggattgaatATGCAATCTACATTATCGATGTGGGGGCTATCTCAAAATTTCGGGAGTTTACACAAATGCCCAATTTGAAGTCGGATATGTACGGACTTATGACAACCATGCGGTCGTTCTTGGATCAATTTTTTCCATGTGAAATTGTACAACTTGAAATATCTATAAATACTAGCCATCCATGTCCCAAGTAATTGTTAACACCCTAAGGACTCTTGCAACCttcatattcttcttcttaCAACCTTGCTGACTTAAGTATCAGAGGTCTATAACTAGAACCGTCTAGGTGtggttttttataatttcttgttttgcaAGTCAAGTCACAAGCttctaaattgatttaaacaTGTTTAGattgttttcttatttaaatcagAGACCCATatggattttttaattttgaattcaatcaTGCAAATATTCATTCCGCAAATTATTTGTCAAATGATATCTTTTTTAAACCTTTTGCTTTTTAACTTTGAATTTGCACCTAAAAGACTACAATTTTTCGAACTTACCTTTGTggatattttgaatataattttattggaaaaatataCGACCCTTTTTCCAAAtttgtccattttttatgaaaaataaattatatattttaattcattcatactttattattaaagaaaagcaccaattttgtgtctttttttttgtggtatGTCAATTTTGTGTCCAATACCAGTATGAGAtgtaacaataaaataaataaaatacacaaaaaataaatattgttcaGTAtcactgaaaaatatatatatataaatgttaaaatacacaaaaaataaatattgttcattattaccgaatatatatatatatatatatatataaatgttggGCGAGGGCTATATACAAATTGTTCAAGGTTTTGCagcaaattcaaattaagtaAAAGTTCAGGGGCCAGAAGTGAATATCACGTTAATTTAAGAACCAAGGACTATGAAATTCCGAATCTTGAATCTGCAATTTCTTCATATCGACAGAAGTAGACGGTTGGAAGAAGTGGTGAAGGAAAGAGGCGATCGACATGGGAATAAGATTCGTACTAATGGTGAACAAGCAAGGCCAGACCCGTCTAGCACAATACTATGAGTACCTAAACCTTGAGGAACGGCGCACTCTTGAAGGTGAAATTGTGCGCAAATGCCTTGCCCGCACTGAGCAACAGGTCCCCGTCGCTCTCTTCTCGTTGTCCCTCTGTATATATTTGACGTCATTTGGGTTTTATCCGTGTTCTGAATTATTGGGTTCGCTGATTGATTTGCTTCTCTTAGCAAAGTAGGTTGATTGCTGGAAATTTGTGATTTAATGCTTGGTTCTATGGGGTTGAGAAAACGCATTCGGATTATGCTATATGTTTCTTAAATATGTGCGTATAATTTAGATAAGAAATTCTTTTACAAAGAAGTTGATCGAAAAGGTATTTGACAGTACTTGGACGTAATCAAATTGTTAGCTACATCTGATGATGTAACTTAGAGTCTTAGTGCCTGATTGACGCTTGATCCATCTGAGATGCACTTTATGGGCTTCTTGATTGTGTTGAGGGTGATACAAGTAAACCTTATAGCGCAGTTTGCAGCCACTTAATTGGTATTCATAAGACGCTGAAATTTGAACTCATTCATGTCTAAATAGCATTTTTGGGTCTTAATATTGCCTTGTTTATAGAGAGTTCCGAGATGCTTGGTTAAAGTGCGGGCCTTGGTTTTACTTTCTGAAATATGTGCTGTAAGATGTTGGACTTCCTTGCATATTTTCCTCCACTGGAGTCCTTCAGAAAATAATTACCAGGTTCAGTGGCATTTTTGGTTTTGCAAATAAAGTTTGGGTTGATCTGCTTGCAGTAATTTCACTTTACAGCTGCCtgggaattaattaaaagtgcTCTGCTCATATCGTGAAGGGGTATAAAGTTGTCATCTTCTAATGTTACTTTCAAGTTGCAAACTTACAGTGAATGTGTTCTCTTTAGTCAGTGGAAATGTAGTTAAAATCTAGATCCTGTGTTATTATACGCTAATGGTCTTGCATTTCTTATGCTCATTGGGAACTACACGTCCATCTATATTTACCCTGTTTGCATCTTCCTATTACTTCTGTTTCTTCACTTAGATTGTGGAAAATGTTGacattttaaagaaataaatatactcTTCCCTGTCAAATAAacaatatagttattttttttgtacatgCTATATTCAATACTTGCTAGCTTATCTTTTTCCTACTATGCTGAACAGTGTTCATTTGTTGAGCATCGGAACTACAAAGTCGTGTACAGGCGATATGCATCATTATTTTTCCTTGTTGGAGTGGACAATGAAGAAGTAAGTCATACTTCTCTTAATGGAAAATCTCTGACAGCTTATATTTGCTAGATTTTGCAATTCTTTCTTCCATAGTCTGATTGGACAACTCTGCTGTGTAAAAGAACACTGCATGACAAATTTTGGTTCATTAATCCTATATCATGTCTGAAGAGCTCACTGAGTTCTGCTCTTGCAGTAATCTTTTCACTATTTTAGTTCTTAAGACATGTTgccaaaaaggaaaacaaacaataaaatagGTTCCAACATATTGTACATAAGGTTTAAACTTCATTTGGTGCTAGTTAAAGTTTATCTTATTTCCAGCTTCTTTGGCTGATGGTCAGGAACAAGATTGTGTATGCTGATGCAGCTATATCTCATATTGAGTCAACCATGCAGAAGTAAATCATTGGGCGTGTCTCTGATGGACGACCCTTCATGATATATGTTGCTCGACTTCCTGTTTTTACTTCAGCGAACAGTTAGACTTGCATATTGATGGGACTGTATCTtttatgcataaaaaaattggaattttgcatttttcctaAACTAACTCATTGATCATGAATGAAGGTGTTGCTTGCTTCATCTAGGCCTGATGAAGTGATAGTCCTTCACTATATTGTTCTTAACTCATAAATACTAACAGATATataggaaagaagaaaaagaagtttcTTGAATATTGTGACTAAGGTTTGCCTTTATAACTGTGGGCTTTGGAAAATCTGGTGTTTTCTTGTTAGTTTGGTGAAGTAACTTATATGTGTTGTTAATAATTGGAAACTGTTCTGTTAATTAATTCTTCCATATTTTGGACGTTTACACaagtttacatgtaattaaaaGTTGCATAATGTATCGGCAGGAAATTCACGTAGTTTCGTACTGAGAGAAGAGTGTTGGAAGTGTTACCATACTGCTGTTACCATATCAAAAGCATGCCCCTCAATCTAAACAAATTCTTTCAGGTACAACAGCAGATGATTTTGATGGTTTAGATCATATGTGTAGAGAGGACATGGTTCGTTCATTGAGGGGCAATGATTGAATATTGCAAACTGAGGAATTTGAACTTTGGTCATGACCAGCATAGAAATAAATACATGAAACAGATTTCAAATTATGTTCAGAGTTTTGAAGGGGAAATTAAGGATTGTTAGAGGCTTATCTACAAATGAATCAAGTTGACTTGGGGAGAGAGCTCTTTCAGTTTATTGGTTGATTAGAGTGCATCATGATATGACCTAAAAATTAGGAGTGGGAATAGTTAGTTGTTGGAACTGAATGAGATGAATTATAGTCTTAATGCAGCTTGTTTTTGGGGTCTTTAGAGCTTATAGTTCTGTGTTAGAATTTGTTGATTGGCTTTCCACCAAAGGTAGAGAAAATTTATGTTACTATTGGAGTAATGAATTGGGAACAATGATCCAGTTGAGATATTAGTGGGTGGATGATCAAGAATAGGACTTGAGAGAGGAGAATTTTCCTCATCGAATTAGCATGTGATGATGATaaagttttttctttaactTGAAACAAGCACTGGTTAAGAGACAATTATGGAGGTCGATAAGACATCTTTTATGATTAATGGACAACGTTAGTGGAATGAACATATGGGCACTTCTGCAGCACTAGATAAACATAGTTATATGATCTTGTGGAAAACCAAAACCAAGTCATAATAGATTACATTTGTCTGATACTGGGATATCACAGTATAAGATTTTTGGATTAAACACATTTTGTACCTCTGAAGTATGCATGTACTCTCATTCATCCCCGTAAAGTATGCAAGGTAACAAAAACACCACCCGACGAAATAATTCAGCATTGataggacaaaaatgccctttaccctctaaaatttttattttactcccTAAAGTatgtgttaataaaaaatctcccccaaaactacttttagtgattttaaagttttactcaaattttatttaaaaaataatgtttgaaatctatattttggtataagttatataatacaaaaaatatttacaagctcaatatatggtaaattatttatgttaaaaaatacacGTAAATATGTGTAAATCGTGATGTAACTATATACattatgtgtataattttataaaaaaagcaTGTTATATAGCTTATATACtttatattcaattacatgtgcacataattaaaatatctcaTATCATTACTCCAAAATTATAGAATAgtatagattaattatatgtatagatttgcatattttacagtacatgtatattttgatataatattttaaaatacaatgacaagttttttctaaaaaaagctcaatatatataacaacacaaagcaaaaattatgtaattcttttaacagttatgttataaatataaggaTTATAGTTTATACAAAttctatactaattataaaaatcataaagtttcggtaatatttattttaaataatttttttataataatctaaattatgtttttgggGAATTATTGCAATAAGCATATTTTAAGGGGTGTAGATAATAAGGGCATTTcgtcacaaaaaaattggtccATTACTATGAGGGGGTATTTtgttactttttataatttaggggAGTACATGCAACTGCATGCATACTTCAGGGgtgcaaagtgtatttaaccctaGATTTTATTTCAATGGATATCAGAATCTCTTCCATTGTTGTATCTCTCACATATCTATACACCTATGTATGGGTgatattgtaattgtaatgATAAGAGGAATAACATGATTAGGTCGGATGGCCAAACGccatatttgttttcttctctcttcacTTTGTCCAAAATTTGACGTGGTAATACAGCAAGTTTTTATCTTGCTTCGACTTTGcttctatattttaatagcAAAATGTTGATTCTGTGCATAATATTCTTGTTTACACTTTAATTATAACGATTGTGGCTTTTTCCATATTAAATTGCAAAATGTGTCATTTTTTGTCGTTTTCGTCTCATTATGGATCTTCAACCATCAAATGGAGTATACAAGGTTTACTCAAAGCccttatatacaattttaatgtTGATAAAAATTCATCTAGCTTGGAAAAGTGTCCCTTTgctcaacttatttttttttacttatgttTAGGTGATGACTGAATTATTGAGGCAGGATAATATAACTTGATAGAAGATTGGGATTATTTGTCCAATATTTTGAGTTTAATAGCAAGAATGTGATGTTGA
The nucleotide sequence above comes from Sesamum indicum cultivar Zhongzhi No. 13 linkage group LG11, S_indicum_v1.0, whole genome shotgun sequence. Encoded proteins:
- the LOC105173572 gene encoding AP-4 complex subunit sigma — its product is MGIRFVLMVNKQGQTRLAQYYEYLNLEERRTLEGEIVRKCLARTEQQCSFVEHRNYKVVYRRYASLFFLVGVDNEENELAILEFIHLLVETMDRHFGNVCELDIMFHLEKAHFMLEEMVMNGCIVETSKSNILSPIQLMDKAS